A genome region from endosymbiont of Acanthamoeba sp. UWC8 includes the following:
- the grpE gene encoding nucleotide exchange factor GrpE, giving the protein MPIIHDENNTGELNKIPENTEIQAQEQSKNQEETLVENSLMEISKKLEEEIKSLKELILREKAENQNLRKRHEKELEDNHKYAISNFARDLIEVQENMHRAIDNIPQNEIEANSTLKALLEGVELTKNSLASVFEKYGIIRIYPLEQLFDHNFHQAIVQVPDAQKPEGSIVQVIQAGYIIKDRLLRPALVAVAKSSS; this is encoded by the coding sequence ATGCCAATTATACATGATGAAAATAATACCGGTGAATTAAATAAAATCCCTGAAAATACCGAGATTCAAGCTCAGGAGCAAAGTAAAAACCAAGAAGAAACCTTGGTAGAAAACAGCTTAATGGAAATTAGCAAAAAACTGGAAGAAGAAATTAAATCTTTAAAAGAACTAATTCTAAGGGAAAAGGCAGAAAACCAGAATTTACGTAAAAGGCACGAAAAAGAACTCGAAGATAATCATAAATATGCAATCTCCAACTTTGCCAGAGACCTAATTGAAGTGCAGGAAAATATGCATAGAGCTATTGATAATATTCCGCAAAATGAAATAGAAGCCAATTCAACTCTTAAAGCCTTATTAGAAGGAGTTGAGCTAACTAAAAACTCTCTGGCTAGTGTTTTTGAAAAATACGGTATAATAAGAATCTATCCGTTAGAACAACTGTTTGACCATAATTTCCACCAGGCGATCGTACAGGTTCCCGATGCTCAAAAACCTGAAGGGAGTATTGTTCAAGTCATTCAGGCAGGATATATTATTAAAGACAGATTACTTCGCCCGGCATTAGTAGCTGTAGCAAAATCGTCCTCTTAG